In Shinella sp. XGS7, a single genomic region encodes these proteins:
- a CDS encoding heavy-metal-associated domain-containing protein, with protein MSATPEYQFHLPDMSCGHCVASITEALGELDPAARLAFDREARRVQVSSGLPREQLAAALAEAGYPEAPAAA; from the coding sequence ATGAGCGCCACGCCCGAGTACCAGTTCCACCTGCCCGATATGAGCTGCGGCCATTGCGTGGCCAGCATCACCGAGGCCCTGGGTGAGCTGGACCCCGCCGCCCGCCTGGCCTTCGACCGCGAAGCGCGCCGCGTGCAGGTGAGCAGCGGCCTGCCGCGTGAGCAGCTGGCCGCCGCCCTGGCCGAGGCCGGCTACCCGGAGGCGCCGGCCGCGGCCTGA
- a CDS encoding TonB family protein translates to MESERCRRGRLPRQGLALAISLALGMLAPGAGAQELGDLAGKAKLSDAERAKRDADKVYQWIRFLGDKADKPVRPAAAAKEAQAAAKEPKETAKDAAASREAAQRAAAVRAVATASPTAAGRPAPEASAPALASAAPAATPEAPPQAQLMAAATPSAQPVLPPPAALAARAPAPAPAPAEEEEQLKLLERVEPEFPHRLLQDRGGSVTVRFMVQPDGSVRSVEALKSSNSRLVRGVVDAVSRWRFAPIAQARSAVVEVGFKAE, encoded by the coding sequence ATGGAGTCCGAACGTTGCCGCCGTGGCCGCCTGCCACGGCAAGGCCTGGCCCTGGCCATAAGCCTGGCGCTGGGCATGCTGGCCCCGGGGGCCGGGGCACAGGAGCTGGGTGACCTGGCCGGCAAGGCCAAGCTCAGCGATGCGGAGCGCGCCAAGCGCGATGCCGACAAGGTCTACCAGTGGATACGCTTCCTCGGGGACAAGGCCGACAAGCCGGTGCGTCCCGCCGCCGCGGCCAAGGAGGCCCAGGCTGCGGCCAAGGAACCCAAGGAGACGGCCAAGGACGCCGCCGCCAGCCGCGAGGCCGCCCAGCGCGCCGCCGCGGTGCGCGCGGTGGCCACGGCCAGCCCCACGGCGGCCGGGCGGCCGGCGCCCGAGGCCTCGGCGCCGGCCCTGGCCAGCGCGGCACCCGCCGCCACGCCCGAAGCGCCGCCGCAAGCCCAGTTGATGGCCGCCGCCACACCCAGCGCGCAGCCGGTGTTGCCGCCGCCTGCGGCCCTGGCCGCGCGAGCCCCGGCGCCCGCGCCGGCCCCGGCCGAGGAAGAGGAACAGCTCAAGCTGCTGGAGCGGGTGGAGCCCGAGTTCCCGCACCGCCTGCTGCAGGACCGTGGCGGTTCGGTCACGGTGCGCTTCATGGTGCAACCCGACGGCTCGGTGCGCTCGGTGGAGGCGCTCAAGTCCAGCAACTCGCGCCTGGTGCGCGGGGTGGTGGACGCGGTGTCGCGCTGGCGCTTTGCGCCCATCGCCCAGGCGCGCAGCGCCGTGGTCGAGGTGGGCTTCAAGGCTGAGTGA
- a CDS encoding heavy metal translocating P-type ATPase, translating to MDATLTLPIDGMTCASCVRRVEKALRAVPGVQDASVNLATEAASVAGTAPLAALQAAVQKAGYQLREHSLRLDIEGMSCASCVGRVEKALLKLPGVSKAEVNLATESAQVSLLAGTDPETLLQAVRKAGYSARLHDAQAARTEPAPAWRSGSGPVWVAAALSLPLVLPMLVQPFGLHWMLPGWLQLLLATPVQFWLGARFYRAGWAALRAGSGNMDLLVALGTSAAFGLSLWLMLGGGSGHALYFESAAVVITLVLLGKWLEARAKRQTTAAIRALQALQPETARVLREGREQELPLAALRLGDTVLVRPGERIPVDGELLEGSGPVDESLITGESRPVDKAPGARLLGGSVNGEALLRLRCSALGAESTLARIARMVEQAQGHKAPVQRLVDRVSAVFVPVVVLIALLTLLGWGLARGDWEHALLNAVAVLVIACPCALGLATPAAIMAGTGVAARRGILIKDAAALEQAHRVSLVAFDKTGTLTLGRPHLVAQEGEPELLRLAAALQAGSEHPLARAVREAAQDLALPAASELQAVAGRGLRARVEGQALALGSSRYMRELGVELAPLLPRAEGLQAEGHTVSWLASLGETPRLIGLLAFGDALKPEAAQAVDALHAQGLRTALVSGDNRGAAERVARALGIDELRAEVLPEDKARIVAELRASGSVVAMVGDGINDAPALAAADVGLAMATGTEVAMAAAGITLMRGNPALVADAIAVSRKTYAKIRQNLFWAFVYNLVGIPLAALGLLNPMIAGAAMALSSVSVLGNALLLSRWKGDAR from the coding sequence ATGGACGCCACCCTCACCCTCCCCATCGACGGCATGACCTGCGCCTCCTGCGTGCGCCGGGTCGAGAAGGCGCTGCGCGCCGTGCCTGGCGTGCAGGACGCCAGTGTCAACCTCGCCACCGAGGCCGCCAGCGTCGCGGGCACGGCCCCGCTCGCCGCCCTGCAGGCCGCCGTCCAGAAGGCCGGCTACCAGCTGCGCGAACACAGCCTGCGCCTGGACATCGAGGGCATGAGCTGCGCCTCCTGCGTGGGCCGGGTGGAGAAGGCCCTGCTCAAGCTGCCGGGCGTGAGCAAGGCCGAGGTGAACCTGGCCACCGAGTCGGCCCAGGTGAGCCTGCTGGCCGGCACCGATCCCGAGACCCTGCTGCAGGCCGTGCGAAAGGCCGGCTACTCGGCCCGCCTGCATGATGCGCAGGCCGCCCGGACCGAGCCCGCGCCGGCCTGGCGCAGCGGCAGCGGCCCGGTCTGGGTGGCCGCGGCCCTGTCCCTGCCCCTGGTCCTGCCCATGCTGGTCCAGCCATTCGGCCTGCACTGGATGCTGCCAGGCTGGCTGCAGCTGCTGCTGGCCACCCCCGTACAGTTCTGGCTGGGCGCTCGCTTCTACCGCGCCGGCTGGGCCGCGCTACGCGCCGGCAGCGGCAATATGGACCTGCTGGTGGCCCTGGGCACCAGCGCCGCCTTCGGCCTGAGCCTGTGGCTGATGCTGGGCGGCGGCAGCGGCCACGCCCTCTACTTCGAGTCCGCCGCCGTGGTCATCACCCTGGTGCTGCTGGGCAAATGGCTGGAGGCGCGCGCCAAGCGCCAGACCACGGCTGCCATCCGCGCCCTGCAGGCCCTGCAGCCCGAAACCGCCCGGGTGCTGCGCGAAGGCCGCGAGCAGGAGCTGCCCCTGGCGGCCCTGCGCCTGGGCGACACCGTGCTGGTGCGCCCCGGCGAGCGCATTCCGGTGGATGGCGAGCTGCTGGAGGGCAGCGGGCCGGTGGATGAATCCCTGATCACCGGCGAGAGCCGACCGGTGGACAAGGCGCCCGGCGCCCGCCTGCTGGGCGGCAGCGTCAATGGCGAAGCCCTGCTGCGCCTGCGCTGCAGCGCCCTGGGCGCGGAGTCCACGCTGGCCCGCATCGCCCGCATGGTGGAGCAGGCCCAGGGCCACAAGGCGCCGGTGCAGCGCCTGGTGGACCGGGTCAGCGCCGTCTTCGTGCCGGTGGTGGTGCTGATCGCCCTGCTGACCCTGCTGGGCTGGGGCCTGGCCCGCGGCGACTGGGAGCACGCCCTGCTCAATGCCGTGGCCGTGCTCGTGATCGCCTGCCCCTGCGCCCTGGGCCTGGCCACGCCGGCCGCCATCATGGCCGGCACCGGCGTGGCGGCGCGGCGCGGCATCCTGATCAAGGACGCCGCCGCCCTGGAGCAGGCCCATCGCGTGAGCCTCGTAGCCTTTGACAAGACCGGCACCCTGACCCTGGGCCGCCCGCATCTGGTGGCCCAGGAGGGCGAGCCCGAGCTGCTGCGCCTGGCGGCGGCCCTGCAGGCCGGTAGCGAACACCCGCTGGCCCGCGCGGTGCGCGAGGCCGCGCAAGACCTGGCCCTGCCCGCGGCCAGCGAGCTGCAGGCCGTGGCCGGCCGCGGCCTGCGTGCCCGGGTCGAGGGCCAGGCGCTGGCCCTGGGCAGCAGCCGCTATATGCGCGAGCTGGGCGTGGAGCTCGCGCCCCTGCTGCCGCGCGCGGAAGGGCTGCAGGCCGAGGGCCACACCGTCTCCTGGCTCGCATCTCTCGGCGAGACGCCGCGCCTGATCGGCCTGCTGGCCTTTGGCGATGCGCTCAAGCCCGAGGCCGCCCAGGCCGTGGACGCCCTGCACGCCCAGGGCCTGCGCACCGCCCTGGTCAGCGGCGACAACAGGGGTGCTGCCGAGCGCGTGGCTCGCGCGCTGGGCATCGACGAACTGCGCGCCGAGGTGCTGCCCGAGGACAAGGCCCGCATCGTGGCCGAACTGCGCGCCAGCGGCAGCGTGGTGGCCATGGTGGGCGACGGCATCAATGACGCGCCGGCCCTGGCCGCCGCCGACGTGGGCCTGGCCATGGCCACCGGCACCGAGGTGGCCATGGCCGCGGCCGGCATCACCCTGATGCGAGGCAATCCGGCCCTGGTGGCGGACGCCATCGCCGTCTCGCGCAAGACCTACGCCAAGATCCGCCAGAACCTGTTCTGGGCCTTTGTCTACAACCTGGTGGGCATTCCGCTGGCCGCCCTGGGCCTGCTCAACCCCATGATCGCGGGCGCGGCCATGGCCTTGTCCAGCGTCTCGGTGCTGGGCAATGCCCTGCTGCTCAGCCGCTGGAAGGGAGACGCGCGATGA
- a CDS encoding pirin family protein: MTITLERLSAHRGEVGGLPIARALPVPQRRTIGAWCFLDHAGPARSAPGQGMRVAPHPHTGLQTFSWMMEGEVLHRDSLGTVQRLQPGQVNLMTAGSGICHSEEAQTPEMHLAQLWIALPNSRRHGPAAFEHHPLLPRFERGGFAATLLVGELEGLRSPCTVYSPLLGLDLLSESEGLAEISLDLNPTFEYGLMVTEGECLLAPEGGPAEPLQPGGLLYLAPGAARATLSARGRARALLLGGAPLADEEKPLLWWNFVGRSSEEIHQYAADWNAGAGDFGSVQGFEGERLLAPPVPQLRAPR, translated from the coding sequence ATGACCATCACGCTTGAGAGACTCAGCGCCCACCGCGGCGAGGTGGGCGGCCTGCCCATTGCCCGGGCTCTGCCGGTGCCGCAGCGCCGCACCATCGGCGCCTGGTGCTTTCTGGATCATGCCGGCCCCGCCCGCAGCGCGCCGGGCCAGGGCATGCGTGTGGCGCCGCATCCCCACACCGGCCTGCAGACCTTCAGCTGGATGATGGAGGGCGAGGTGCTGCATCGCGACAGCCTGGGCACGGTGCAGCGGCTGCAACCCGGCCAGGTGAATCTGATGACGGCCGGCAGCGGCATCTGCCACTCCGAGGAGGCGCAGACGCCCGAGATGCACCTGGCCCAGCTCTGGATCGCCCTGCCCAACAGCCGCCGCCATGGCCCGGCAGCCTTCGAGCATCACCCGCTGCTGCCGCGCTTCGAGCGCGGCGGCTTCGCGGCCACCCTGCTGGTGGGCGAGCTGGAAGGCCTGCGCTCGCCCTGCACGGTCTACTCGCCCCTGCTGGGGCTGGACCTGCTGAGCGAGAGCGAGGGCCTGGCCGAGATCAGCCTGGACCTGAACCCGACTTTTGAATATGGACTGATGGTCACCGAGGGCGAGTGCCTGCTGGCGCCCGAGGGCGGCCCGGCCGAGCCGCTGCAGCCCGGCGGCCTGCTCTATCTGGCACCGGGCGCGGCCCGCGCCACGCTGAGCGCGCGCGGCCGTGCACGCGCCCTGCTGCTGGGCGGCGCCCCGCTGGCGGACGAAGAGAAGCCCCTGCTGTGGTGGAACTTCGTGGGCCGCAGCTCGGAGGAGATCCATCAGTACGCGGCCGACTGGAATGCCGGCGCCGGCGACTTCGGCAGCGTGCAGGGCTTCGAGGGCGAGCGCCTGCTGGCCCCGCCCGTGCCCCAGCTGCGCGCGCCGCGCTGA
- a CDS encoding FMN-dependent NADH-azoreductase yields MNILQLNSSARRVQDGQGSVSTRLAQELVAALSERQAGAALTVRDLGLDPVAPLDEAALGALFTPAEQRSPEQAARVAAADALVTELMAQDVIVIATPMINFGVPTQLKNWIDAVARAGVTFRYTATGPEGLVKGKKVYVVVASGGMHRGQSTDGITPYLRTVLGFMGMSDVEFIYAEGMGMGPEAVEAGMASARQQIAALTGNTVAAV; encoded by the coding sequence ATGAACATCCTGCAACTGAATTCCAGCGCCCGCCGTGTCCAGGACGGTCAGGGTTCCGTGTCCACCCGCCTGGCCCAGGAACTGGTCGCCGCCCTGAGCGAGCGCCAGGCCGGCGCTGCCCTGACGGTGCGCGATCTGGGCCTGGACCCGGTGGCGCCCCTGGACGAAGCCGCCCTGGGCGCACTCTTCACCCCGGCCGAGCAGCGCTCGCCCGAGCAGGCCGCCCGTGTGGCGGCGGCCGACGCCCTGGTGACCGAGCTGATGGCCCAGGACGTGATCGTGATCGCCACGCCCATGATCAACTTCGGCGTGCCCACCCAGCTCAAGAACTGGATCGATGCCGTGGCCCGCGCCGGCGTCACCTTCCGCTACACCGCGACCGGCCCCGAAGGCCTGGTCAAGGGCAAGAAGGTCTATGTGGTGGTGGCCAGCGGCGGCATGCATCGCGGTCAGTCCACCGACGGCATCACGCCCTATCTGCGCACCGTGCTGGGCTTCATGGGCATGAGCGATGTGGAGTTCATCTATGCCGAAGGCATGGGCATGGGCCCGGAAGCCGTGGAAGCCGGCATGGCCTCGGCCCGCCAGCAGATCGCGGCGCTGACCGGCAACACCGTCGCCGCGGTGTAA
- a CDS encoding pirin family protein yields the protein MSTNTLNSPARALSQPRAVERLVAGQATSDGAGVKLTRVLTQNLQRRLDPFLMLDAFGSDKADDYIAGFPDHPHRGFETVTYMLEGRMRHRDSAGHEGLLGNGGVQWMTAGRGVIHSELPEQEEGRMEGFQLWLNLPARDKMREPWYRDIQSQEIPEFRTEAGVQARVIAGESHGVAGAVQREHTEPLYLDIHLPAGARFEQTLPEAHNAFVYVYRGALRFESGCTVPQQRMAIFANQAGSDGVRLQAGDEPTRVILVAGQPLGEPIAQYGPFVMNNEAELVQAVRDFQAGRFAA from the coding sequence ATGAGCACGAACACCCTGAACAGCCCGGCCCGCGCCCTGAGCCAGCCCCGGGCGGTGGAACGCCTGGTCGCCGGCCAGGCGACCAGCGATGGCGCCGGGGTCAAGCTGACCCGGGTGCTGACCCAGAATCTGCAGCGCCGCCTGGACCCCTTCCTGATGCTGGACGCCTTTGGCTCGGACAAGGCCGACGACTACATCGCCGGCTTCCCCGACCACCCGCACCGCGGCTTTGAGACCGTGACCTATATGCTGGAAGGCCGCATGCGCCACCGTGACTCGGCCGGGCACGAGGGTCTGCTGGGCAATGGCGGCGTGCAGTGGATGACCGCCGGCCGCGGCGTGATCCACAGCGAGCTGCCCGAGCAGGAAGAGGGCCGCATGGAAGGCTTCCAGCTCTGGCTCAATCTGCCGGCGCGCGACAAGATGCGCGAGCCCTGGTACCGCGACATCCAGAGCCAGGAGATCCCCGAGTTCCGCACCGAGGCCGGCGTGCAGGCGCGCGTGATCGCGGGCGAGAGCCATGGCGTGGCCGGCGCGGTGCAGCGCGAGCACACCGAGCCGCTCTATCTGGACATCCATCTGCCGGCCGGCGCCCGCTTCGAGCAGACCCTGCCGGAGGCGCACAACGCCTTTGTCTATGTGTACCGCGGCGCCCTGCGCTTCGAGAGCGGCTGCACCGTGCCCCAGCAGCGCATGGCCATCTTCGCCAACCAGGCCGGCAGCGACGGCGTGCGCCTGCAGGCGGGTGACGAACCCACCCGCGTGATCCTGGTCGCCGGCCAGCCCCTGGGCGAGCCCATCGCCCAGTACGGCCCCTTCGTGATGAACAACGAGGCCGAGCTGGTGCAGGCGGTGCGCGACTTCCAGGCGGGGCGCTTCGCGGCCTGA
- a CDS encoding M3 family oligoendopeptidase — MTLTRSPLRPRLLALALTLGLGGSFSPLLAQPAPPAAQIAWDLSPLFASEAAWDAEREALRAELPALAALREGFTRDATRLRAGLDRISAATQRLRRVGVFASAQASTDNRDARNQERQALMRHLGGEFGAALAWVDGAIAAAGAERIEAFIAAEPSLARHAPRLRNTLRKARHQLSPETEAALAALGPVLRNQGQTRTLLTTVDTEWPTLQIEGRSERINDTGYSRLRAHPDRAVREQVFQAFYSVYGRLQNTLGSTLGQRVEAGVTEARLRGYPSAVAASLAENDIPESVYRTLVAEANAGLPTLHRYLKLRQRLLKLPDLQYHDIYPDLIASERRFSPEESARLITEAVAPLGADYQAKLRRALAANTMHMYPAPGKSSGAYQSGVYGMTPLVFLNHQDTFDSASTYAHEWGHGMHTILANESQPFETAGYPLFLAEIASFTHELLLQEHMLKQSRSREERLFFLSEAIERLRSSFFRQTMFAEFELAVHDSQQRGEPLTGQRMSALYCGLLRKYHGADAGVMKIAPNVCSEWAFVSHFYRPFYVYQYATSMAAAQHFASEVLSGQTAKRENYLNILRSGGSVHPVPLLKRAGLDMDSPAPYRALVRQMDRLLDEMETLLATPARR, encoded by the coding sequence ATGACGCTCACCCGCTCGCCGCTGCGCCCCCGTCTGCTGGCCCTGGCCCTCACCCTGGGTCTGGGCGGCAGTTTCAGCCCGCTCCTGGCCCAGCCGGCGCCGCCAGCCGCCCAGATCGCCTGGGACCTGAGTCCGCTCTTCGCCAGCGAAGCCGCCTGGGACGCCGAGCGCGAGGCCCTGCGCGCCGAGCTGCCGGCCCTGGCCGCGCTGCGCGAGGGCTTCACCCGCGACGCCACCCGCCTGCGCGCCGGGCTGGACCGCATCTCGGCCGCCACCCAGCGCCTGCGCCGCGTGGGCGTGTTCGCCAGCGCCCAGGCCTCCACCGACAACCGCGATGCCCGCAACCAGGAGCGCCAGGCCCTGATGCGCCATCTGGGCGGCGAGTTCGGCGCGGCCCTGGCCTGGGTGGATGGCGCGATTGCCGCCGCCGGTGCCGAACGCATCGAGGCCTTCATCGCCGCCGAGCCCAGCCTGGCCCGCCACGCCCCGCGCCTGCGCAACACCTTGCGCAAGGCCCGCCACCAGCTCTCGCCCGAGACCGAGGCCGCCCTGGCCGCCCTGGGCCCGGTGCTGCGCAACCAGGGCCAGACCCGCACCCTGCTCACCACCGTGGACACCGAGTGGCCCACGCTGCAGATCGAGGGCCGCAGCGAGCGCATCAACGACACCGGCTACAGCCGTCTGCGCGCCCACCCCGACCGCGCCGTGCGCGAGCAGGTCTTCCAGGCCTTCTACAGCGTCTACGGCCGCCTGCAGAACACCCTGGGCAGCACCCTGGGCCAGCGCGTGGAAGCGGGCGTGACCGAGGCGCGGCTGCGCGGCTATCCCTCGGCCGTGGCCGCCAGCCTGGCCGAGAACGACATCCCCGAGAGCGTCTACCGCACCCTGGTGGCCGAGGCCAATGCCGGCCTGCCCACGCTGCACCGCTATCTGAAGCTGCGTCAGCGCCTGCTCAAGCTGCCGGACCTGCAGTACCACGACATCTACCCCGACCTGATCGCCAGCGAGCGCCGCTTCAGCCCCGAGGAATCGGCCCGCCTGATCACCGAGGCCGTGGCCCCGCTGGGTGCCGACTACCAGGCCAAGCTGCGCCGCGCCCTGGCGGCCAACACCATGCATATGTACCCGGCACCGGGCAAGTCCTCCGGGGCCTACCAGAGCGGGGTCTATGGCATGACGCCCCTGGTCTTCCTCAACCACCAGGACACCTTCGACAGCGCCAGCACCTATGCCCACGAGTGGGGCCATGGCATGCACACCATCCTGGCCAACGAGAGCCAGCCCTTCGAGACCGCGGGCTACCCGCTCTTCCTGGCCGAGATCGCGTCCTTCACGCATGAGCTGCTGCTGCAGGAGCACATGCTCAAGCAGTCACGCAGCCGCGAGGAACGGCTCTTCTTCCTGAGCGAGGCCATCGAGCGGCTGCGCAGCAGCTTCTTCCGCCAGACCATGTTTGCCGAGTTCGAGCTGGCGGTGCACGACAGCCAGCAGCGCGGCGAGCCCCTCACCGGCCAGCGCATGAGCGCGCTCTACTGCGGCCTGCTGCGCAAGTACCACGGCGCCGACGCGGGCGTGATGAAGATTGCCCCGAATGTCTGCAGCGAATGGGCCTTTGTCTCGCACTTCTACCGGCCCTTCTACGTCTACCAGTACGCCACCTCGATGGCGGCGGCCCAGCACTTTGCCAGCGAGGTGCTCAGCGGCCAGACCGCCAAGCGCGAGAACTATCTGAACATCCTGCGCTCGGGCGGCTCGGTGCATCCGGTGCCCCTGCTCAAGCGCGCCGGCCTGGACATGGACTCGCCCGCGCCCTACCGCGCCCTGGTGCGGCAGATGGACCGCCTTCTGGATGAGATGGAGACCCTGCTGGCCACCCCGGCCCGGCGCTGA
- a CDS encoding LysR family transcriptional regulator: protein MSLDADDLLLFARVMESGSFSRAAERLQLPKSTLSRRLSALESRLGEKLLQRSTRRLSLTEFGEGVLEHARAVAAEVDSALALALHRQQRPTGRLRVSMPHDMANTALQGVISQFALDYPEVQLEIDLSPRRVDLIAEGFDLALRMGELPEDSQLAARRLALFTGGLYAAPAYLAREGEPQLPQGLSSMHGLMILSRNGDALPWQLERGEGEARETWSGAPEKRSLVNSPDLLLQMARAGVGITAVADHFTRQLVTGGELQRVLPDWSLSPVACWAVFPERRLMPLRSRLFIEAMAAQLASCPGQ, encoded by the coding sequence ATGAGCCTGGACGCCGACGATCTGCTGCTCTTTGCCCGCGTGATGGAGTCCGGCAGCTTCAGCCGCGCCGCCGAGCGCCTGCAACTGCCCAAATCCACGCTCTCGCGCCGGCTCTCCGCCCTGGAGTCGCGCCTGGGCGAGAAGCTGCTGCAGCGCAGCACCCGGCGCCTGAGCCTGACCGAGTTCGGCGAGGGCGTGCTGGAACATGCGCGCGCCGTGGCGGCCGAGGTGGACAGCGCCCTGGCCCTGGCCCTGCACCGCCAGCAGCGCCCCACGGGGCGGCTGCGCGTGTCCATGCCGCATGACATGGCCAACACGGCCCTGCAGGGCGTGATCAGCCAGTTCGCCCTGGACTACCCCGAGGTGCAGCTGGAGATCGACCTCTCGCCGCGCCGGGTGGACCTGATTGCCGAGGGTTTCGACCTGGCCCTGCGCATGGGTGAACTGCCCGAGGACAGCCAGCTCGCCGCGCGCCGCCTGGCCCTGTTCACTGGCGGGCTCTACGCCGCCCCGGCCTATCTGGCCCGCGAGGGCGAGCCCCAGCTGCCCCAGGGCCTGAGCAGCATGCACGGGCTGATGATCCTCTCGCGCAACGGCGACGCCCTGCCCTGGCAGCTCGAGCGCGGCGAGGGCGAGGCGCGCGAAACCTGGAGTGGCGCGCCCGAGAAGCGCAGCCTGGTCAACTCGCCCGATCTGCTGCTGCAGATGGCGCGCGCCGGCGTGGGCATCACGGCCGTGGCCGACCATTTCACCCGCCAGCTGGTGACCGGCGGCGAGCTGCAGCGCGTGCTGCCCGACTGGAGCCTGAGCCCGGTGGCCTGCTGGGCCGTCTTTCCCGAGCGCCGCCTGATGCCGCTGCGCAGCCGGCTCTTCATCGAGGCCATGGCGGCGCAACTGGCCAGCTGTCCTGGGCAGTAA